attaATTGTATTTTACACAATTTTGCTTTAATAAAATTAACTGTGACACATTAGGCCTACTTCAAGGATACAGAAAATTGATAGATTTTACTCATTAGGTGGTTGTTGTTTTCAATTAGCTTACACTTCCACCCACTTTTCACCTCATGGACTCCAGACACCACGTTTTGAGCTGCTGTCCCCCAACTTTTTGTACTCCAGCTAAAAACGGTAAGAcctttttaaaatataacattAATTAATGTTATAGCTCTGCTGTAAGTCAAAGACTTCACTTCATAGTTTTATTTATATCTTAGAAGAATGACATGCTAAAATGGTGGTCAGCTCACATTTTCACTTACTCTAGCAGCCCTGCTAGCCTCTGATAGATAAGACATGGAAGTCTTTGCTAGTTCCCAAACAAACTATCTAGTTTTCTTTAGCTGCTAACACCAGCTGGCTAAAGTTGAGCAGAGTCTGTTTGATAGACTTCATATAAGCTCTCTTTTAGCACTAGCAGGCTAGGAGAGCCATATAGTGTACAGCTATCATTATTATCTGTTTATACTAAGATGAGTATTAAgaagtggtgggccgttaacgccgataatggCCGACATTATCGGCGTTAatggcgttaacggcccaccactagtattaagtattacattttattatatattataaagatattataattttctctgtagcattGACTGGTTTTGTAAATacccaagtaatttttttgccTTTACACTAATGGTGTTAATAGTGTGGGGTTTGCAGGATGTGGGGTTCCTGTGGGGCTGCAGGATCTGGTAaaaccatacgtggtgacagatctggtgatcctgcattaaaccatacgtggtgacagatctggtgatcctgcgttaaaccatacgtggtgacagatctggtgatcctgcgttaaaccatacgtggtgacagatctggtgatcctgcgttaaaccgtacgtggtgacagatctggtgatcctgcgttaaaccatacatggtgacagatctggtgatcctgcgttaaaccatacgtggtgacagatctggtgatcctgcgttaaaccatacgtggtgacagatctggtgatcctgcgttaaaccatacgtggtgacagatctggtgatcctgcgttaaaccatacgtggtgacagatctggtgatcctgcgttaaaccatacgtggtgacagatGGTGGTCTTTCCCTGGAGGTCACAATGCCCAGTGGGGCTAAGTGTGTCTCAAGAGGTTACCATAGAAATGGggtaaaactgaccatttgtattttggtTATTGGTGTGTTTACTTGGCTTTTTAAGACTCATTTTGCAGAATGTTTTATAGTGGGAAAGGTGGCATCTTTAGTATAGTCTCTCAGATGAAGGGTTACCTAAGTAGAAGTGGGTCAGCCAGTCACATGATGGCCACTTCTACTTTTAAACATAGGTACTTGTGGTATTTTACAAATCTGTGAACTGACAGAGCATGTTCTAGCCCTTAACTGCTGTCAAATGTGACATGTTTGTGTACAATTGTGAATGctgatatgtgtttgtgtgtgtgtgttgcagtttaAGCTGTTGATGGAACATCTCGAtcctgatgaagaggaggaggtaggGGAGAACGCTGCTGCCGTTCGGAACAAAGCCATCTCCGCCCTGCTGGAGGGGACAGGTGGAGCAAAACTACACAACCACCACCAAGCCCAGATGGACGAGTACGACAGTGAGGGGGACGAGAGGACAGCAGGAGTAAGGACACGCACACATTATTTAACTGATGCCAAAAAAAGGACTGATGTTTGTCTTTACACATGATATACTTATGGTGTTCTGGACTGAGGTTTCACATTAGTGTGTTCTGGACAGGTTCTGGACTGAGGTTTCACATTAGTGTGTTCTGGACAGGTTCTGGACTGAGGTTTCACATTAGTGTGTTCTGGACATGTTATGGACTGAGGTTTCACATTAGTGTGTTCTGGACAGGTTATGGACTGAGGTTTATCTTTATTGTCACAGCGCAAATAAGAGAGATTTCTCACAGGTGGGTTACTGTGCGCTTGCGCCTCCTGCAGGTGTCTGGGCGTGGGAGGAAGGCGGGGGAGAGTGCGGACGCTGTGCTGGCTAACATGAGCCTGTCTGTGAGCGCTCTGGACATCGTGGCCCTGCACTGCCCACAGTACCGGAACAGACCGCAGCTGGGCCGCGTGCTGGAGCGCACGGCGGACGGCTACAGCGTGCGCTGGATGGCTGGGTCTTTCTCCAGCGCCTGGAGCGAAGCTCGCCGTAAGGAGGGACGCAAGCTGGTGCCCTGGGTGGAGACCGTCCGCCTCACCGACATCATCTACAGAAAGATCACGCTGACCACCGCCAACAAACTTAGCCATAAACTGGCTCAGACGCTGAGAGCTCTGTATGCCAGCAAGGACCGGAACCCCAGCTAAtctcacacatggacatgcacacacacacacactcttcacacacaacaGCTTTACCGTCAGCcaaatgtgaacacacactcacaattcCTCATCTCCCCATTTGATACCCTTCTGATCAGTTACACTACAGGCTtgccgtgcatgtgtgtgtgtgtgtgtgtgtgtgtgtgtgtgtgtgtgtgtgtgcgtgtgcgtgtgtgtgtgtgtgtgtgtgtgtgttgtcataaCACTCCACTGAGGTGTTTTGAGAAACATTTGTATGGGTGCTGCTGTGCAGCCAGCTCCTCTATTCCTGTATCAAattttaacagaaaatattGTTTATATCtttaaaagaaatttaaatatttactgAATGGTGAAGAAAATTAGTTTGTTCAtgtttaaaaaatttttttttctttcttagtgCCAGATGGCTTTCTATAGCTTGGCTCTTCTCTATGGAGCTGCTGTTGATTTTTGTATGATAACAGGGCGTGGCTATAATTTATTGTGTAAAGCATGCAGTATAAGGCCACGCGTTTGCTAGAGCAGCCACCCCAGCTCTGgctgacccaggggcctctgTTGGAACACGTACTGCAATACATTTTGTACCTCTCTTTATATTCATGTCTCATTCTTGTGTCGGTCTACATAATAAACatcataaaaaatatatataataaaagtatgctaaaacaaacaaaaatggacaaacaaacaacaaaagccCAGACACTGAAGTAATGAAATtatctagatagatagatagatagatagatagaacttaattaatcccagagggaaagtcGGTTATTACAGCAGCACAGTTACAATGAGAGCAAGAACAATAATTATGGTATCAGAAGTAatgaatatattatatatatagaattAAATAGATTTGAAGATATGAAATAACAGTATGAAAGCAATAGATATCAAAATTACATGAGATTGAAGATGAAATGTGCAAGATAGTGGCATCAGAATTGTGCAGTAAGTACCAGTTAGTGATGGGAATTTCATctctttttagggagccggatcttttggctcagctcttcaTAAAGAGTCAGTCAAATGGCTCTTTGTTTTGCCACTTATTTCCAGTGGTAAAGAACAATGTTACCTACATTTTACATGACTACAAAAGAGTGCAAAAAAAGCTCAAAAATAGTGTTGCTGGGGCCAATTGTTTTCATGTTTGCCTTGTAATAACTCACTGATTGCACTCACACAttcaattgtatcaataaattctttttatttaaacacttcCACTGAAATAACGACTGGCACAGTGGAGAGCTGTTGTACAGTGTGATCACAGTTGGTACGAATGAGCTCCTGTACCGATCTTTGTTGCAGTGGAGCTGGATGAGTCTGTTGCTAAAGGTGCTCCTCTGTCTGACCATCAGTCCCCTGATGCTGCTTCCCCAGCAGACTGCTGCAAAGAAGATAGcaccagcaacaacagactggtaGAAGATCTCCACCAACGTGCTGCACACATTAAAGGACCTGAGTCGTCTCAGAAAGCATCAGTGTTGGCCTTCCAGTCCAGTTTGTTGTACAGCAGCACACCCAGGTATTTGTAGGAGTCAACCAGCTCAACGTCCTGACCCATGATGGTGACTGGGCAGATTGTGGGCCTCTTCCTTCTgaagtccaccaccatctccttggtTTTGGTCACATTGATGATCAAGTGGTTCCTTTTACACCACCCAACAAATCTGTCAACAAGGTCTCTGTATTGTCCTTCCTGTTCGTCTTTGATGCACCCAACCACCATTGAGTCGTAAGAAAATTTCCGAAGGTGACAGTGGTCAGACCTGTACTGGACGTCagtggtgtacagggtgaaaagGAAGGGGGAGAGCACAGTTCCCTGTGAAGCACCGATGTTGCTGACCAGACGATCAGACTGGCAGGTTCCAGTTCTCACATACTGGGGTCTAGCAGACAGGTAGTCCAGGACCCAGTGGATCATGGGCTTATCCACCATCATCTTATTTCAAAGCCCATTTATTTCAGGTAAGAAGAGTCTGAGGGGTAGTTGGACTGGCGCCAGGGGGAGCGGCCTCCTGACCTGTCATGAGATGATCACAGACTGCTGGACCTGTAGGAGGAGCCAAGACACAAAATGGCAGTGAGATATCAATACCCCAGCTGAACTACACTCTGGTCTACACCAGATTTTTACAAATAAGCTGACAACAGCACTTCCCACCGACAtaaaatatgtacaaaaaaagacatgacatacaagaactgGAATTTAAAAACCTGAAGTACTAACAAACCTTTTTTTGAGGGTCTCTCTGACTATGACTGTTGGGGAGTGGGACGCCGGTGCTGCTGCTGGGAAAAGTGAATATATAAAACTGAATATATACAACATACTCTGGCCAACATATACAGTATTCCAGCAAATCAATGCACCGGTCAGACTCAAAGCTTTGCAATCCGACAGGCCTACTAGAAAATTATCTTAAATGAAGCTGATGAGCAGAGTGTGGATAAGACAGCAGAGCGAAGATAAGATTTTCTATGGGCCAGTGTGAAGTGTATTACGAAGTGTGACAGCAGCTGCAGCGTGTGAAGGCAAACTGCTCTACAGACGCTCTACCTGGCTCAGGTTGAGAGGCTGAGACTTGGTGGACTCTGTCTCTCAGCGTCGGGCAGGGCTGCTCTGGCAGGGGGCACAACCGAAGTCTTCTTGGACTGCCCGGAGGCCGCGGCGCTCGACTCTATATGGGGATGTGAGACATTGATCAATGGCACGGCAGAGGCCTGTCGACAGAGCCGGAGGTATGGGAGAGGCAGAGCACTTGGGACAAGGACTCACCTGGTGCCCTGCCCTCTTAGGGCAGGGCCTTCGCCGAGGCCATGGCCATGGCCAGCGACTTGGTGACGTTGTCCATAAAGGTGAGCAGGTGCCTGGGGCTGAGCAGGCTGCAGGTGGACGAGTCAGAGTCCCGCACGGTCCCACAGCTGATGTCGTCCACCCGCTGGTTCACACtgcaactggggggggggggggggcgtttaaAAACCACAAGGTGACCAAGCAGAAGGGTGACCGTTATGAAGGAACTCATCAAAGGAATTTGCAGCAAACACCGAGCTCAGAGGCTCAGGAGGCGGAGCAACGGAGTTCGCAGGGAGTGCACCTGGTGGGCAGGTTGGCATCGTCCTCGGTGCCGCTGGAGATGATAATGATGCTGACAGCAGGGCTGGGCATGTCCCAGATGATGATGGGCTGATATGGGTGCgtggcagaggacacacacacacacacacacacacacacacacacacacacacacacacacacacacacacaccaacaaacaGGGCAAAATGTACTTAATGACAAAACCCTTCAAACATAGCTGAAAAACACAGTTCCGGTGAGTAATTTCTTATCTGAACGCCTGCAGTCATTTTATATGAGCTGTAGGTTTGGGGACACTGGTGCAACACACTACAAGCTTGTGCTGGCAGGCCCACCTGGCTGTGTTGGCCAATCTGGCTGTTGAAGGTGACTGGGAGGTTGGCGTCAGTactggccccgcccccggccCCGCCTCCACTGCCGAACAGGCCTCTGCTGCTGTTGAAGCCCGTGCACGTCCGCTTACAGATCTCCATGTTCTGAAAGCAGGACTTTACACTGcaaagtgagtgagagagagagagtgagacagacaaagagCCCTGCATAATGATCGACAAGCAAACCGTCCTGCGTGTGTCGGAGCTGGAACACAGCAGGACTGTGTGAGACGGAGGGACGGccctgtacacactcactgtgcactgtgagggaggtggggaagGTGAGCCATGGTGACAAACGTGTGGCTGAGGGTCTCCATCGGCGTGATTCGGTGCTCTGCGTCCAGCGTCAGCATCTTT
The genomic region above belongs to Brachyhypopomus gauderio isolate BG-103 chromosome 3, BGAUD_0.2, whole genome shotgun sequence and contains:
- the LOC143510135 gene encoding nipped-B-like protein A, translated to MEHLDPDEEEEVGENAAAVRNKAISALLEGTGGAKLHNHHQAQMDEYDSEGDERTAGVSGRGRKAGESADAVLANMSLSVSALDIVALHCPQYRNRPQLGRVLERTADGYSVRWMAGSFSSAWSEARRKEGRKLVPWVETVRLTDIIYRKITLTTANKLSHKLAQTLRALYASKDRNPS